In Erwinia pyrifoliae DSM 12163, the genomic window CATTGACCTATCGGACGGGCAGATCTGCCGTAAAAAAACCACCCGCAGGTGGTTTATTGTTCCTCCAGTATAGACGCTACCAGAGGCTTCATCACGGGCATACGAACAAACTGAGCTTGAGATCTGCACAAGCAATGCAAAATCCGCGAACATGGCGCATCATGATGAAAGTTCTAACGTTGAGATAATTGCCAGCCTGTTTTTATAATGCGCCGGATCACCCCAAAGCCATTGCTCGTAATGCCCGACTTCATCATCGGTCTTAATCTCATGCAATTCACATGTCAGCATGTCATAAGCACAGACTTTTAGCCCATATGCTAATGCGTAATACATACGAGCCTGCCAGAAAGACATACCGTCATGCGTCTGGTTCATGTCAGAGACGATCACATCATATTTCTCAAGCAGGTAACTCAAGAAAACCAGCCCGGCCAAGTCGTGAAGCTCTTTTCTGTGTTGGCGTTTCTGTGTTCTCCGCACAAGAACCTGTGTCACTGGACGACAGTTGAGAAAACTATCAGGCTGGATCAGCACCCGGTTGTAATACGCCACATCTTCGGAAACATCGTTAATCAATGCCAGCTCGAAGTGACTCTGTGTAATTTTGTCTTCCAGGCGGTCGTCAATGCGTACAATTCGGTAGCCAGGTGAGACCGTAAGACCTTTGATGGTAATTTCTTGACCATTAGAAAGCTGGGAGTAAAGGGCGCGGTTATCCTGACCTTCGTTCAAATGAGCGAAAACCTCGTTAACCTTTGTAGCATTTACCAACTTTGTCGGCACTGCCTACCCCGCTTACAAAATGAAAAATGAGTCTGGCTGTCAGTGTACAGCCGCACCCGCACATAATCAATTTTGGTTTATACCGCAGGACTGTAACGGACTGGTGCGAATTCATGCTGCGTGGCGAGAAAGCAAACCCGGAAGGATGTGATATACCTTCTGCTCAAAACACCAGGATTGAAAGGATTTATATCGCAGGTAAACTGCTGATAATAAGGGTAAAGTTTTGATATGTCGGGTATAAAAAAGGCCGCTTGCGCGGCCTTTTGAACGACGGTAGTTAATCTTCATCCGGCGTGGCGTTCTCGACCCGGCTTTTTAATTTCTGTCCTGGTCGGAACGTGACTACCCGGCGAGCCGTGATAGGAATATCTTCACCCGTTTTAGGATTTCTTCCCGGACGTTGATTTTTGTCGCGAAGGTCGAAGTTGCCAAATCCTGACAGTTTGACCTGTTCACCATTTTCCAAAGCACGACGCACTTCTTCAAAAAACAGCTCCACCAGCTCTTTGGCATCACGTTTGCTAAGCCCGAGCTTTTCAAACAGGTATTCAGACATTTCAGCTTTTGTAAGCGCCATAGGTTCAATCCCTCAAGGATGCTTGGAATCGCTCTTTTAGTGCCTCTACACATTTTGCAACGGTAGCGGCAATCTCCTCTTCTTCGAGTGTACGGCTGGTATCTTGTAAAATCAGGCTGATAGCGAGGCTCTTAAAACCTTCATTTACGCCCTTACCACGGTACACGTCAAATAAGTTTACGCCAACTACCTGATTTGCGCCAACTTTCTTACACTCTGTGACGATATCTGCTGCCGGCACGTTTTCGGCAACGACCACCGCGATATCACGGCGGTTTGCCGGGAAGCGCGAAACCGCACTGGCATCAGGCAGGACGCGGTCTGCAACCTTGTTCCACAGTAATTCGAACACGACCGTACGGCCATTAAGACCCAGCTTGCGCTCCAGTTCCGGATGCACCACACCGATAAAGCCAATGTGCTCGCCGTGTAAATAAATCCCGGCGCTCTGGCCAGGATGCAGTGCCGGATTGGCCGCCGCAACGAACCGGATGTCATCAAGCTTACCGGTTAGCTCCAGAACAGATTCTAAATCACCTTTTAAATCATAGAAATCTACCGCGTCGCGCGCCAGATCCCAGTGTTCTTCATTGCGATGACCAGCGATCACCCCTGCCAGGATGACATCCTGGCGAATGCCGAGGTTAGCCTGCGTATCCGGTACGAAGCGCAATCCACTTTCGAACAGGCGCACGCGTGACTGTTGGCGGTTCTGGTTATAAGCTACTGCTGCGAGCAGGCCGCTCCACAGCGATAAACGCATCGCTGACATCTCTACCGATATTGGGCTTGGCAATACCAGGTTAGCTTCGCCTGGGTGCAGCTGCGCCTGAACTTTGGGGTCAACAAAGCTGTAGGTAATCGCTTCCTGATATCCTTTGTCCACCAGCAATGCTTTTACGCGTTTCAGCGACAGGTCAGCTTCGCGATGTCTGGTCATCACCAGACCGGCGTGTACCGGCACATCAGGAATATTGTCGTAGCCGAAGATACGCGCGACTTCCTCCACCAGATCCTCTTCAATAGACAGGTCGAAGCGCCAGCTCGGCGCAACAGCCTGCCATTCGCCCTGTCCTTCGATGACATCACAGCCAAGGCGACGCAGAATATCACTCACCTCTGCGTCAGCAATCACATGCCCGATAAGACGATCCAGCTTTTCACGGCGCAGGGTGATGGTGCTGCGCTGCGGTAAGGCGGCTTCAGCAGTCACATCAATGACCGGTCCTGCTGCGCCGCCGCAGATATCCAGCAACAGGCGGGTAGCACGTTCGATAGCTTTGTATTGCAGCATCGGGTCAACGCCACGTTCGTAGCGATGAGAAGCATCGGTATGCAGGCCATGTCGGCGTGCGCGCCCGGTAATGGACAGCGGGCTGAAGAAAGCGCATTCGAACAGCACGTTTTGCGTCTGCGGGCTTACGCCGGAATTTTCACCGCCGATGATACCCGCCATCGCCAATGCTTTCTGCTCATCGGCAATCACCAGCGTATCACTACTCAGTTTGGCTTCGCTACCGTCCAGCAGCTTCAGCGTTTCACCTTCTTCAGCCTGGCGCACCACGATACCGCCATCGATGCGGTCGAGGTCAAAGGCATGCATCGGCTGACCGAGTTCCAGTAAAACATAGTTGGTGATGTCAACAACCGGATCGATCGAGCGAATGCCGCAGCGACGCAGTTTTTCCTTCATCCATAACGGGGTAGGCGCTTTCACATTGACGCCTTTGACTACCCGCCCAAGGTAACGCGGACAGGCTTGTGGTGCATCCACGCGGATGGGTAAGGTATCCGGCAACGTTGCTGCCACAGGCGCTATAACCGCTTCATTCAGCGGCAGTCTGTTCAGTACGGCGACATCGCGAGCAACGCCGATAATGCCCAGACAGTCTGCACGGTTTGGCGTCACGCTAATCTCAATGGTGTTATCATCCAGCTGAAGATATTCACGCATATCAGCGCCGATTGTCGCATTCAGCGGCAGCTCGATGATCCCGTCCTGCTCGACGGAGATCCCCAGTTCTGAGAATGAGCACAGCATGCCTTCGGACGGCTCGCCACGCAGTTTGGCGGCTTTAATTTTAAAGTCACCGGGCAGCACCGCACCCACGGTCGCCACGGCCACTTTCAGCCCCTGACGGCAGTTTGGCGCACCACAGACGATATCCAGCAGGCGGTCGCCGCCCACATTGATTTTAGTGACGCGTAATTTGTCAGCATTAGGATGCTGAGCGCATTCGACCACTTCACCGATCACCACGCCGTGAAAAGCACCGGCAACAGCATCCACTCCATCCACTTCCAGACCGGCCATGGTGATTTGATCGGAAAGCGCTGCACTGTCAATGGCCGGGTTGACCCATTCACGTAACCAGAGTTCACTGAATTTCATTGGTTTTACCCGCCCTTATTTAAACTGTTTGAGGAAACGTAGATCGTTCTCGAAGAAAGCACGCAGATCCGTCACGCCATAACGCAGCATGGTCAGACGCTCCATTCCCATGCCAAACGCGAAGCCGGAATATACTTCCGGGTCAATTCCCACGTTACGCAGTACGTTCGGATGGACCATTCCGCAGCCGAGCACTTCCAGCCATTTGCCATTTTTACCCATCACGTCCACTTCGGCGGAGGGTTCGGTAAACGGGAAGTAGGATGGGCGGAAACGCACCTGCAAATCTTCTTCAAAGAAGTTGTTCAGGAAATCATGCAATGTGCCTTTAAGATTGGTAAAGCTGATGTTCTTATCAACAATCAGGCCTTCCATCTGGTGGAACATTGGCGTGTGGGTTTGATCGTAATCGTTACGATACACGCGGCCGGGTGCGATGACGCGGATCGGTGGCTGCTGATTTTTCATCGTGCGGATCTGTACACCAGAGGTCTGGGTACGCAGCAGGCGAGTGGCATCAAACCAGAAGGTATCGTGATCGGCGCGAGCAGGATGATGCCCGGGGATATTTAACGCATCAAAGTTGTGGTAGTCGTCTTCAATTTCCGGGCCGGTTTCAACCGAGAACCCCAACTCGCCGAAAAAGGTTTCGATACGTTCGATGGTTCGGGTGACCGGATGCAATCCCCCGTTCTCTATCCGGCGTCCGGGCAGCGAAACGTCGATTGTTTCCTGCGCCAGACGCGCGTGCATTGCCGCAGACTCCAGCGCATTTTTTTGCGCATTTAGCGCATCCTGTACCTGCTGTTTAGCTTCATTGATCACCGCACCTGCCGCCGGACGTTCTTCCGCTGGCAGTTCACGCAAGGTGGTCATCTGGAGCGTGAGATGCCCTTTTTTACCCAGGTATTCGACGCGAACGTTTTCTAACGCGGCGACATCCTGAGCATCATTGATGGCGGCTTGCGCGCTCGCCACCAGGTCTGCGAGATGTGACATGCTTTCCTCTTCTTCCAGCCACAGGGCCGGTCTGTTTTGTGTCAGGACGTATAGTCGCCCGATAATCACTGTATTTCATTGATACACAACGAAAAAAGCCTCCACGAGGGAGGCTTTCAGCGCGATTTTTCGTTTCTTTTCTAAGCGCAAAGCTCCCGATGGTCAGGTGCTAAAGTAAAAAGAGAAACGAAAAACAGCAGCGTTCATGGTTGCTTTACCTTGTTGCATTCTCGATATCGTTGCGGTCTATTGGAAAGCCAGTGGATAAAAATGTCAATATTTTGCTGAAGTTACATCGACAAAATCAAGAAAGATAAAAAAGAGGGAGCCAGGCCCCCTCTTCAATCTGGCTTATGCCAGTGCTGATTTCGCTTTTTCAACCAGAGCAGCGAATACTGCTTTGTCGAATACGGCGATGTCAGCCAGAATCTTACGGTCGATTTCGATCGAAGCCTTTTTCAGGCCATTGATGAAACGGCTGTAAGAGATTCCGTTAGTGCGGGCTGCAGCGTTGATACGCGCAATCCACAGCTGGCGGAACTGGCGCTTACGTTGACGACGGTCACGGTAAGCATACTGACCCGCTTTAATGACAGCCTGGAAAGCAACGCGGTAAACGCGTGAACGCGCACCGTAGTAGCCTTTAGCTTGTTTTAAGATTTTTTTGTGACGTGCGCGAGCAACTACACCACGTTTTACACGAGCCATTTAGCTCTCCTGTTTATATTCTGTTTTGCCCTTCATCCTTCGTAACGAATTCCGTCGGGTACTAAAAAAGGGTTACTTATGCGTACGGCAGGCAGGCAATGACCAGACCCAGATCGCCTTTAGACACCATACCTTTAGGACGTAGGTGGCGTTTACGCTTAGTAGATTTTTTAGTCAGAATATGACGCAGGTTAGCGTGCTTACGCTTGAAGCCGCCAGAGGCGGTCTTCTTGAAGCGCTTGGCCGCGCCACGTACAGTTTTAATCTTTGGCATTTAAAAAATATCCACTTCGCATTGTTAATAAAATGAACCAGACAGGCGCACTGCACCGCGCACCGAAGTACGAGGTGCGATGACTTTAGGGCCTACTGCCTCTTCTTGGGAGCGAGCACCATGATCATCTGGCGGCCTTCGATCCTCGTAGGGAAGGATTCGACAACAGCCAGATCGATATCTTCACACAGATCTTTACGGACGCGGTTAAGCACTTCCATACCGATCTGCTGGTGCGCCATTTCACGCCCACGAAAACGCAGCGTGATTTTGGCTTTATCGCCATCTTCCAGAAAGCGAATCAGGTTGCGTAGTTTTACCTGATAGTCGCCATCATCGGTACCAGGACGGAATTTAATTTCCTTAACCTGGATAACTTTTTGCTTTTTCTTCTGTTCCTTAGAAGATTTGCTTTTTTCATAAAGGAACTTGCCGTAGTCCATTATACGACAAACGGGCGGTTCGGCGTTAGGGCTGATCTCGACCAGATCAACACCTGCTTCTTCAGCTTTTTCCAAAGCTTCATTCAGACTGACAATACCAATCTGTTCGCCATCGACGCCAGTCAGACGAACCTCAGTAGCGCGAATTTCTCTATTTATGCGATTAGGACGCGCCGGTTGAACTCGTTTTCCGCCTTTAATACTTTATTCCTCCAATTGATGAAGATTGCGACTGCGGATTTCATCCTGCAGCTTCGCTATCGCTTCGTTTACGTCAATGCTGCCCAAGTCTTTACCGCGGCGGGTGCGAACGGCCACTTTGCCAGCTTCCACCTCTTTATCACCACAGACCAACATATAAGGCACACGACGTAAGGTATGCTCGCGGATTTTAAAGCCAATCTTCTCGTTTCTCAAGTCCGCTTTTGCTCGAATGCCCGCATTTTGCAGTTTTCGGGTCAATTCTGCAACATATTCGGACTGACCATCGGTGATATTCATCACCACAACTTGTACCGGAGCCAGCCAGGTTGGGAAGAAACCGGCATACTCTTCGGTTAATATTCCGATAAAGCGCTCCATGGACCCCAGTATGGCACGGTGAATCATCACCGGCACCTGGCGCTCATTACTTTCACCCACATAAGACGCATTCAAACGGCCCGGCAGCGAGAAGTCCAGCTGTACGGTACCACACTGCCATGCACGGTCGAGACAGTCATGTAAGGTAAATTCGATTTTCGGACCGTAGAAAGCGCCCTCGCCCGGCTGATATTCGAACGGAATATCGTTTTCTTTAAGCGCAGCGGCCAGGTCGGCTTCTGAACGATCCCACAGATCGTCGCTACCAATACGCTTTTCAGGGCGCGTTGAGAGTTTCACCACAATCTTTTCAAAGCCGAAGGTGCTGTAGGTGTCGTACACCATTTTTATGCAGCTGTTAACCTCATCGCGCACCTGCTCTTCGGTACAGAAGATATGAGCATCATCCTGGGTAAAGCCGCGCACGCGCATCAGGCCATGTAGCGCACCTGATGGCTCATTACGATGGCAGCTTCCAAACTCAGCCATACGCAATGGCAGGTCGCGATAGGACTTCAGACCCTGATTGAAAATTTGCACATGTCCCGGGCAGTTCATCGGTTTGATGCAATATTCACGGTTCTCAGAAGAGGTGGTAAACATCGCCTCTTTGTAGTTATCCCAGTGGCCGGTTTTTTCCCACAGCACGCGGTCCATCATAAATGGACCTTTCACTTCCTGGTACTGGTACTCTTTCAGCTTGGTACGCACAAACACTTCCAGCTCACGGAATATGGTCCAGCCGTCGTTGTGCCAGAATACCATGCCCGGTGCCTCTTCCTGCATATGATACAGGTCAAGCTGCTTACCAATTTTACGGTGATCGCGTTTGGCGGCCTCTTCAATGCGCAACAGATAGGCCGCCAGCTGTTTCTTATCTGCCCATGCGGTGCCATAGATACGCTGCAGCATCTTGTTGCTGCTGTCGCCGCGCCAGTATGCGCCGGAAATTTTCTGCAGTTTGAAATGATGGCAGAAGCGCATGTTCGGTACGTGCGGACCACGGCACATATCAACATATTCTTGATGGTGATACAGACCCGGACGATCGTCATGACTGATGTTTTCATCCAGAATAGTCATTTTGTAGTTTTCACCACGAGCGGCAAAAGCATCGCGAGCTTCCTGCCAGCTGACATTTTTCTTGATCACGTCATAATTTGTCTCTGCCAGCTGGTGCATGCGTTTTTCCAGCTGCTCTATATCTTCCTGAGTCAGCGTGCGATCGATATCAACGTCATAGTAGAAACCGTTGTCGATAACCGGGCCGATAGCCATTTTGGTATCAGGCCACAGTTGTTTGATCGCATGCCCCAGCAGATGGGCACAGGAGTGACGAATAATTTCCAGACCGGCTTCATCTTTAGCAGTGATAATCGCCACGCTGGCGTCTGACGCAATTGGATCCACCGCATCCACCAGTTCGCCATTGACGCGCCCGGCGATACAGGCTTTCGCCAGTCCGGGGCCTATATCAAGGGCAATATCCATCACGCTGACTGCGTGGTCAAACGAGCGCTGACTTCCATCAGGAAGCGTAATTACAGGCATGAAACATCCTTAATTGCAGTGGTAACCCACACGTAAGGCTACATACAAATTTAGTTTTTGTTTATACATCAAACAGTGTTACTTGAAACCGACTCACATTTGCCCGTTTGGTCATCTGTTTGGTACACATATTCCGAAAGTGGGC contains:
- the ihfA gene encoding integration host factor subunit alpha: MALTKAEMSEYLFEKLGLSKRDAKELVELFFEEVRRALENGEQVKLSGFGNFDLRDKNQRPGRNPKTGEDIPITARRVVTFRPGQKLKSRVENATPDED
- the infC gene encoding translation initiation factor IF-3, yielding MKGGKRVQPARPNRINREIRATEVRLTGVDGEQIGIVSLNEALEKAEEAGVDLVEISPNAEPPVCRIMDYGKFLYEKSKSSKEQKKKQKVIQVKEIKFRPGTDDGDYQVKLRNLIRFLEDGDKAKITLRFRGREMAHQQIGMEVLNRVRKDLCEDIDLAVVESFPTRIEGRQMIMVLAPKKRQ
- the thrS gene encoding threonine--tRNA ligase; this encodes MPVITLPDGSQRSFDHAVSVMDIALDIGPGLAKACIAGRVNGELVDAVDPIASDASVAIITAKDEAGLEIIRHSCAHLLGHAIKQLWPDTKMAIGPVIDNGFYYDVDIDRTLTQEDIEQLEKRMHQLAETNYDVIKKNVSWQEARDAFAARGENYKMTILDENISHDDRPGLYHHQEYVDMCRGPHVPNMRFCHHFKLQKISGAYWRGDSSNKMLQRIYGTAWADKKQLAAYLLRIEEAAKRDHRKIGKQLDLYHMQEEAPGMVFWHNDGWTIFRELEVFVRTKLKEYQYQEVKGPFMMDRVLWEKTGHWDNYKEAMFTTSSENREYCIKPMNCPGHVQIFNQGLKSYRDLPLRMAEFGSCHRNEPSGALHGLMRVRGFTQDDAHIFCTEEQVRDEVNSCIKMVYDTYSTFGFEKIVVKLSTRPEKRIGSDDLWDRSEADLAAALKENDIPFEYQPGEGAFYGPKIEFTLHDCLDRAWQCGTVQLDFSLPGRLNASYVGESNERQVPVMIHRAILGSMERFIGILTEEYAGFFPTWLAPVQVVVMNITDGQSEYVAELTRKLQNAGIRAKADLRNEKIGFKIREHTLRRVPYMLVCGDKEVEAGKVAVRTRRGKDLGSIDVNEAIAKLQDEIRSRNLHQLEE
- the pheT gene encoding phenylalanine--tRNA ligase subunit beta — translated: MKFSELWLREWVNPAIDSAALSDQITMAGLEVDGVDAVAGAFHGVVIGEVVECAQHPNADKLRVTKINVGGDRLLDIVCGAPNCRQGLKVAVATVGAVLPGDFKIKAAKLRGEPSEGMLCSFSELGISVEQDGIIELPLNATIGADMREYLQLDDNTIEISVTPNRADCLGIIGVARDVAVLNRLPLNEAVIAPVAATLPDTLPIRVDAPQACPRYLGRVVKGVNVKAPTPLWMKEKLRRCGIRSIDPVVDITNYVLLELGQPMHAFDLDRIDGGIVVRQAEEGETLKLLDGSEAKLSSDTLVIADEQKALAMAGIIGGENSGVSPQTQNVLFECAFFSPLSITGRARRHGLHTDASHRYERGVDPMLQYKAIERATRLLLDICGGAAGPVIDVTAEAALPQRSTITLRREKLDRLIGHVIADAEVSDILRRLGCDVIEGQGEWQAVAPSWRFDLSIEEDLVEEVARIFGYDNIPDVPVHAGLVMTRHREADLSLKRVKALLVDKGYQEAITYSFVDPKVQAQLHPGEANLVLPSPISVEMSAMRLSLWSGLLAAVAYNQNRQQSRVRLFESGLRFVPDTQANLGIRQDVILAGVIAGHRNEEHWDLARDAVDFYDLKGDLESVLELTGKLDDIRFVAAANPALHPGQSAGIYLHGEHIGFIGVVHPELERKLGLNGRTVVFELLWNKVADRVLPDASAVSRFPANRRDIAVVVAENVPAADIVTECKKVGANQVVGVNLFDVYRGKGVNEGFKSLAISLILQDTSRTLEEEEIAATVAKCVEALKERFQASLRD
- the pheS gene encoding phenylalanine--tRNA ligase subunit alpha, with translation MSHLADLVASAQAAINDAQDVAALENVRVEYLGKKGHLTLQMTTLRELPAEERPAAGAVINEAKQQVQDALNAQKNALESAAMHARLAQETIDVSLPGRRIENGGLHPVTRTIERIETFFGELGFSVETGPEIEDDYHNFDALNIPGHHPARADHDTFWFDATRLLRTQTSGVQIRTMKNQQPPIRVIAPGRVYRNDYDQTHTPMFHQMEGLIVDKNISFTNLKGTLHDFLNNFFEEDLQVRFRPSYFPFTEPSAEVDVMGKNGKWLEVLGCGMVHPNVLRNVGIDPEVYSGFAFGMGMERLTMLRYGVTDLRAFFENDLRFLKQFK
- the rpmI gene encoding 50S ribosomal protein L35, whose product is MPKIKTVRGAAKRFKKTASGGFKRKHANLRHILTKKSTKRKRHLRPKGMVSKGDLGLVIACLPYA
- the pheM gene encoding pheST operon leader peptide PheM — protein: MNAAVFRFSFYFST
- the rplT gene encoding 50S ribosomal protein L20, with the protein product MARVKRGVVARARHKKILKQAKGYYGARSRVYRVAFQAVIKAGQYAYRDRRQRKRQFRQLWIARINAAARTNGISYSRFINGLKKASIEIDRKILADIAVFDKAVFAALVEKAKSALA